CTCACCGTCACAGCCAAGGGAGAACTGCAGGCGTCAGAGCCGATCCGCTCCCGATTCCGCTACCGCTTGGCAAATCCGCCGGTCACCACTGACGTGCACAGCTGGCGCCAGCAACCTCCCACTGCCCAGGATCTGCAATGGCCTCGTGGGAGCAATCCACGATTGGAGGAACTGGCCCAACAATGGCGCCAGGGTGCCACTGATCCATTGGAGGTGGTGAACAAGGCCAAACGTTGGTTCATCGGACACCCCTTTCGCTACACCCTGCAACCGGGAACCCTGCCCGCGCGTGGGGGGCTGGATGCCTTTCTGTTTCGGAGCCGCGCAGGCTTCTGCGGCCACTACGCGAGCGCCTTCACGGGGCTGATGCGAGCTGCAGGCGTACCGGCAAGAGTGGTGGTGGGCTATCAGGGCGGGCGCTGGGTGAGGCCCCTCACCGGCCAGCCCTTTCTGGAAATCACCAACAGCGACGCCCATGCCTGGGCCGAGATCTGGGATCCGAAGCGGGGTTGGCTGCAGGTCGACCCCACCGCCTGGATCGCCCCACAACGCAGTCGCACAGATCTACTCAGCAGCTTGCCGGCGTCAGAGCGTCCCCTGCTTGCCGTCACAGGCCTTCGGCACTGGCTTCGGCCAATCGCTGATCAATGGCGCGGGCTCGACAATCAGTGGCAGCGCTGGGTGATGGGCTTCGATGCCGAAGCCCAGCGCAGACTGCTGCTGCAATGGCTACCCCTCGGGGCACGGAGCCAGGGGGTGGTGGCAGTGCTCACGATCGGTGTTCTCCTGGTTCCTGCCGTGCTCCTTCTGCAACGCCTCCCGGCAGGCCCAAGAGCAGACAAACTGCGCCAGGCCCTTGAACGCTGCCTCGCCGTACTGAAGCGAGGGGGCTGGCATCCCCAAGATGGGGAAACGCTGCGGGCCTTCAGCCAACGGCTAAGCCGAGAGCAACCCGAGCTCCAAGAGGTGCTCGATCAACTGGCAAACAGCTACAACCAAACGCGTTTCGCCCCATCCTCTTCAGAACCCCGTCACCTCAAGGGGCGCTGGCAGGAGCGGAAGGTTGCACGTTATTCGCTGCAGCTGAAGCACCTTTTGCGTCGTCAGGCTGACGGCCATAAGCAGTAAGGGTGAGCGACAGATCGAGAGGGGGTGCAGCGGACTCAGCACCTTTCTCTTCGTCGGCACTGACTTGCTGAACCTGCAGATCTAGATCACTGATTTCCACAAATACCTGCAGGCTCTCAAGCGCACGCATGAAACCAAGCAACCCGGCAAAGGACCCTGACACACCCAGTTGGGCTGAACGGCGCTCCAATCCCTCGCGCAACAGAGGATCCTTCGGCTCGGCGCCCTCACCACCTGCCGCCGGGGGCGGCGCAACCGCCTGCCCCTCTGCAGGGGTAGGCGGTGGTTGATAGGCCTGCACTTCACCGGGTTCGGCGCGGGTGATCGTCACCCCGATCCGATCGGCGAGATCGTTGAGGAGGGCCAGCAACGTATCGAGTTCACCGGTCCCCGCGACCAACTCCAACAAAGATTCCTGCCGCTGCCAACCCTGCTCAAGCCGCGCCAACTCAACCTCGAGTTGTTGACGCAACAACGGCACGGCATCACGCAGACGCCGTAGCTCCTCCACTTGTTCACGCTGGCCTTGGTTCCGCACAAGCAGGGGGGTAAGCGCCAAAAAAGTAAGAAGCACGGTGGCCATCAAACCTGCCGCGATCGGTATCACCAAAACCGCACGTTCTGGCGTCAGCCAACGCACCCGAGGAGCCGTTGGATTGGTCTGAAAATTGGTCATGGCAGCAGCCCAAGCCGGCGCATCAACTCGACGCGCAGTGCCACACCATTCGCCCCCAGCTGTCGCAGACGTCCTGCGCTGGCCTCTGCCGCATCCGAGGCAAAATTGGCTTTGACCTGATAGCGCAGCCGCGGCGATTGCTTGCGCTCATCAAAGACAGCGTCCACCAGGATCACCGAGCTGGAATCAAGAAACGACGAATTCTTAAGGCTGAGAAGAAAAGCATTCACCATTTTGAACCCCCCCTCGGGATCGCCTTCCCCCAGAAGCGTCAGGCCCTTCCCCTCAACCACCACTGAATCGAGCTGTAAACGGGTTGGGATACGTCGCTGCAGTTCGGTGAGAAACGCGGAACTGGATCGCACATCGGCAAGAGCCTTCGCAATCTCCTGGTTCTGATCGTCCAGCTGCTTCAGCTTTGTGCGAGTCGTCTGCAGCCGCTGCTCAAGATCGCCGTACTCCTGCTGGGCAGGCAGGAGTGAACGTGCCTCAGCAGCAAGCCATTGATTGCGCACTAACAACCATCCGCAGATCAACAAGAGTCCTGCCGGCAGAGCGATGCCAATCAGCGCACCACGACGCAGCAGGCTGCGGGTTGAGACCACTTGCGGTCTGACCTGGCCGTAATCTTCTCGACGCTGACGGAGAAGATCGATTTCAAGCCAGGCACCAACACCCACAGAGCTCGAACGAATCTCGATCCATTTAATCGGCTTGCGTTAGTCCCAACAACTGAGGGCGCATCGATGCAGAAATCACCAATGCCTCGCGCTTGGCGCCTTCCGACCTGGATGCGATCAGCGGCTTACCTCGTTTTCGGCGCTTGCCTGGGAGTCGGAGGCACCTTCGGCTTACAGCAATGGCAGAACGCAGGAGAAGAGTCCCCGGTGGTTCAGACCCCAAACAAGCAAAACCGCCAACCGCGAACACTGGTGATGGACCTCTTGCTGCAAGGGGATCCAGTGCTCGGCAAGCCATCAGCACCAATCACGATTGTGGAGTTCAGCGATTACCAATGCCCCTACTGCCGCCGTTTTCAACAGCAAGTATTTCCGAAATTAAAACGGGAGTTCATCGATGAAGGCTTAGTGCGCCTCATCCATAAGGATTTGCCATTGCCGTTTCATCAGCAAGCCGAAACCAGCGCCGCGGTGGCCCGCTGCGCTGAACAACAAGACGCTTTTTGGCCAGTACACCAGGCGCTTTACGACCAACAGAGCTGCTTGGAATGCCGTGGCCCCATCGCGATCGCTGTCGCCGCAGGACTGAACGGCGACGAACTTGATCGCTGCCTGCGCCAACCAGCGATCCTGGAGGCAGTGCGCAGCAATCGATCGGAATCGACCCTTCACGACATCAGCGCCACACCCACCTTTGTGATCGGCCCCACCATTGGTCGCGATCGACATCGCGGTCAGATTGTGGAGGGAGCCTTACCGTGGCCGCAATTCAAGTCGCTGATCGAGCAGCAACTGAAGAAAGCCTCCTTGGATGCGAAGCGATGAGCGCCAACACACTGCAGAACGACAGGTACTGGTTCGATCGCCATCCCAATGCTGTGGTGCGCTTCAGGCGCCAACGCATCGGGGAGTTTGAAAGTTTGAACGCCCGAGGCGAACAAGCACCCGTTTTCCGCCCGAGCTTCAGCGGCGAAGAAGCGCTCACATGGGTCGCCGTCGTGGATCTGTTTCAGCTGCTGCAAGACACCAACGCAGCATCAGATGGCACCCGCATGCGGTTGCGACTGCGCACGACTCCGATTCGGAGCACTGCGGAGCGATCCCAGGCCAGACAGGAGCTGATGAAAGCGGTGGCCAGAGAATTGCTCGAACAAGCCTTGCTCGATGAAGCACTGAGCATCAATCAAGAAGCAGCCTGAATGCCAACTGATCGACAGAGGCCTTGGCGGCTGATACAAGAAGAGCATCGCTGACGCAGCTCTCACTTCGCTAATGCGCCATATCCCCCTGCTGCTGGCCCTCCCTTTGTTATGCGGCAGTGCACTGTCTCCCACGGCATCAGCCGCCGACTCGGAAGCTTTACTGCTGTTGCTACAGAAGCGGAGCTGCCCGGATTGCAAGCTCCAAGATGCCGATTTGGTGCATGCCGATCTGCGTGATGCGAACTTGCAAGGTGCTCGGCTGCAGCGCGCCAACCTTGGCCAAGCCCAACTGGATGGAGCAGATCTGAGCGGCGCCGACCTCAGTTTCACCAGCCTGCGCGGAGCGAGCCTACGCGGAGCCAATCTCGTTGGTGCTCGACTTTATGGAACGGATCTAAGAGAGTCAGATCTCAGCGGGGCAAAGCTCAGTCCGGAAGCCCTTGAGGAAGCGCACTGGGATCAAGCCAAGGGAGTGGGAAATGGAATCCAGAGCCATGCATCGCTTCACAATGCTGGCGTCGATGCCGCTCTTCAAGGCCGCTGGGGTGACGCAGAAGCTTTGTTCAGTCGTGCAATCGAACAATCTCCGAACGAGAGCCTCTCGTGGATTGCGAGAGGGATCGCACGCTCAAAACTTGTGAAGGACGACCTCGCCGCCTCAGACTTTGGCTATGCGGCGACTATCTATCAATCGCAGGGGAATAAGGATTGGGCAAAACAGCTCAGTTCTGCTGCTAATAACCTCAAAAAGAGACGACATCATCAGGATTCACCCATACCGGCGAATGGCGTAGGCAGTAGTGTTTTGAGCAGCATCTCCACTGCCATTAGAACTATTGCACCTTTAGCAATCAAGGCATTTTCCCCAATAGGATTGGGCTTCTGAACACATAGAACTACGATTCAAGTCCCTGAAAGGACTTGCCTTGCAGCAGGGAGACTTGGCCTGTAGCCGTAACCATAAGCGCCACCAGCTCGATCATCAATAATTTTAGGAGTGACCATAATCACCAACTCACTCTTTGACCTCTCACCACCAGAATTCCGAAAGAACTGACCTACGAATGGCAGATCGCCGAGAATTGGCCATTTCGTTACCACCTCACGATCGGTATCAGAAATAACACCCGTAAGGATCAATGTTTGACCATCGCGAACACGAATCTTCCCTGTATCCAATGATCGGTCATTGATGATCGTTATCGAACCACAATTGCCAACCTGCTCAGTGCCAACGGGTGCAGAAATCTCGGGTGAAAGCGCGAAAGTCACAAATCCATTGTCATCGATTTTTTCCACACGAGCACCGAATGTTAGGCCAGCATTGGCAAAAACCGGTTGACAGAAATTATTACCATTGACATCTTGCTTTACCTCGAAAGAGGTTACGAACTGAGTGCCGACACGTACATAGGCTTCATTGGAAAACTCGCGACCAATCTTGCCATCTTCTGAGATTTTGCCTTTATCTGTGCCTGTCGACTTTTCCCCAAATTCTTGCAACACAAGCGTTGGACTCGCAAGCACCTTCGTCGAAGTCGACTGAATCCTTGCCCGAAGAAAGTCAAAAAATTGATTTTCAGGGTATTGAAACTTCGTCGGAGGTGTGTATTCAACACCATCCTCAGTGACTTCGCTAACCCCAGGCTGCAGAGGATTGTCGTAAGTCCCGAAATCTGGCCTTACAGGTGACAAGTTCGATTCACCCACCTGGGTGTTCGAACCCGGCAAAGGATAAGCCGAAGAAGGTTGATCAAAGAATGGAGTATTTTCACCCGCAAGTATGCCAGTACCTGGCACTGGCGTTGTTCCATCCTGGGCTGCGTATCGACCCGGCAAACCGCCAGCCTCGGTCGCAGGAGGCTTGTAGCCACCAAAATTAGCCAGCAACTCACCATTATCACTCACCACAAACATATTACCAGACCTGAACGCAAAGCTATTTGCGATTTGCTTATCATTTTCGAGATTGATATCTAAAATCTTGATCGTCAAAGCAACCTGCCTTTGCCGGAGATCAATTTGCTTTAAATAAGCCTCCGCAATCGCAACCAACTGAGAATCACCAACCAATGTCACAGTCTGCAATCGTTTATCGGTAGTGCCTGTTAAACCCTTCAAAGGGCCAACTGCCGCTCCATAGGTCTCAATACTGGTCAACGTCGATGTGGACTGCGATGTCTGCGAACTGATCTGCGTTGTACCAGCCGAGGCCGGATCACCACTGGTGATTGATGTTGTATTCACCTTGCTGACTGATGCACCAAGACTGGCGAGATAATTAGCCGCCGATGATGCACTCGCCTGATTGAGTCGGTAAACCTTGGACACTTGAGGCCCGAAAGTTTTCGCAGACACTGCGCTACCCACCATCAAAGTCCTTCCATCCAGCTTTCCTTGCAACCCTGAAGCCAGCAGCACCCCATTCAGGGCACGGGCATAACTTTCATTCTGGAAAGACATTGACACCGGATTGCCACCACCTGAAACGCTTCCAGTTGCTGCTTGTCCAGGTTCTGAAGTTGCGTCGCCGGCATCCCCCACATACACAAACCCATACCCACCCAAGCGCGCCAGAGCCATCAAGGCATCCTTTGCCGGAGCGTTGTTCAGGGTGAGCGTCACCGGCGGACCGCTCACATTCACGAAGCTGCGGTTCTGCAGCACCATCGTGCCCACGGCCATATCGCCCAGCGGTGGGGCAACAGCCCGGGGACGCAGGGGTGGGGCGTAACGCGCCTGGGGCACACTGCCCGGGGTGTTCAGATCCAGGCGGCCCGTCTGCAGGGTGGGCGCTGTGGTCAGACCGTTGAACTGGAGGATCAGATTTCTGCCATCCGCACTCACCACCGGTTCCTGCAGGGTCTGTCCTGGCACCGGCACCACTTCCAATTGGTAGGTCTGCCCCGAACCACTGATCGCCACCTTGGCCAGGCTCGCGCCGGGATCCGACAGTTGCTGGCTGCCATTGCGCACCCCCGGCTGACCCTGGGTTTGCAGGCGGCCCTCCCACACCCCGCCATTGAGGCGCTGCTGCAGCACCGGCTGGGCACCCACACCCTCAACCACCACCTCCACGCCGCTTGGGCCACGGCGGATGCGCAACGCCAGAGCACCTTGCGCCTGCACTTGACGGGAGACGTTGTTCATCAGCCCGTCGAGTGCCCCCACGTCGGCAGCCGAAAGGCCAGCAATCAACACGAGGGCCGTCAACCGGGAAGGAGGGAAGCGCATACCCGGGCCGAACCGCCACAAACCATGGGCGGATGGTATCGATCGAATCTCAACTCAACCAGCCCTTACCAACAAGAACTCACCTGTGGTTCAGGAGGGTGCTGACTCCGCCTTTGGCTCAACCGGTGCAGCGGATTTGTCAAAGAACGTGAGCTTCAGCTTCAGCTGAGTGCGAGGTGGCCCGGCGGGTTGTTGATCGTCTTCATCAGACGATTGAGACGCATCGTCAAGCGCCACCAATTCCAGATCGCTGGGCTGAACCAGCAATTCCAACGCCTCCATCCGCCTGAGAAAAGCGAGCAAGCCGGGATAGGGGCCCTCCGCCTGGAGCAGAACCGCCGTTTTCTGGTATCCGAGCTTGGCCAAGGGGTCCTTTGGTGCTGCCGGCTTGTTGCCTTTCCCCTGGGTGTTTCTGGATTTGGATGCCTGGTTCGGTGCCTGCGATGAGGCATCCGCAGGAGCCGCAGGCACAGGCTCGTACAGCGTGATCGCTACTCCGGTGGCAACCGACTCGCGGCTGAGCTGAGCCATAAACGTGTCGATCTCCCCCTGGCCAGCCACCAGTTCAATGAGCAGGTTCTGCTGCTGCTGCGCTTTCTGCAACTCCACTTGGGTTTTGGTGCGCTGCAGTTTCAACTGGGGCAGGGATGCCTCTTTGGCCTTCAAGTCATCCATGCGCTGGCGCTGTTCTTCGATCACCCCCAGCCGCGGCCAAGCCAGCCCGGCTAACAGCGCCCCAGCCAGCACCACCCCGAAAGCCGCAGGCGCACCCACCAGAATCCGCCCCCGGCTGAACCGGCGACGCCAGACCGATTGATCCGGACTGAGGTTGGTCACAGCGGCACTCCCTGCTGCTCAAGCAACCGGTAGCGCTCGGCCAGCCCCTCAGCCCCCAAAGCCTCCAACTGCTGGATCGACGGTCCTGCTTTGGGATCAAGCACCCAGTCGAGACTGAAGTTCACCACCGGGGTGTCACCATCCTCGCGGGTGAGCTTAAGCACCTTCACCCCATCCGCCTTGGAGATGGGCAGGCGCGCCAAGGTGATGGCCAGAGCATTGATGCGCTCCAGAGGCCCCGGCGTGGTTCCCACGGCAGCCTTGCCAGAAACCTTGATCCGGTCGCTTTGAACCGAAACGTCCTCCAGCTGGATGCCGACGGGAGTGACGCGCCGCAACTGCTCCAATAAAGGCGATCCTGCGGGGACCGCCACGAGTTGCTCGGCGATCTGAAGCGTGTCCCTCTTGAGAGAGGACATCTTGCCCTTGTTCGTCTTGATCTGGCCTTCAAGGGAGCGGACCTGACGTTCAAACGGCAGCAGCGTCTCCAGCTCGCGCTGCTGGGCAGCCTCAATCCAGCCCAAGCCAACCACAGAGGCCAAGGCAACACCAACGGCCGCCCCTCCCAGCAACGCCCCCCGCAACAGCAGAGGCCCCTTGGGCATCAACGGTGGGGAGTCCTGGGGACGTCCGAGCTCTAAGCGCCGTTCGCGCAACAGATCTGGCAAACGCTGCTGCTTTTGGCTCATCACGGCAACTCCGCTGGCGCCATCAGCGCCAGCTCCACCAAGGACATTTCGGCATCCCCAAGCAATGGCCCCAGCTTGAGCGCGTCATGGCTCTCCCCCCAGCGGCCTTTCCACGCAGCATCAGCCGTCACGCACCAGCCTGGAAGGTCCATGACTGCAGATCCTTTTTCACAGTTTTGCTCCCTCCAGGCATCGACCAGCCCCAGCACTTCCACGCGCAAGGCCGCCAGATCCCTGGCCTCCAGGGCAACGTCCAACTCAGGCCATCCATGCTCCAGCAGCAGGAGACGCCAGCTGCCCCCCTGCTCCACCAACCAGATCAGAGGCTGCTGCAGGTCCTGCTCGTGCGAGCAGGCCAGTCCCCTCCAGGCGGCACAGAGCAGCCATTCAGCCCGGCGCACGCTGAGATCGGCCGCGGCCAGGGTGTCCAGCCAAGCCTGCAGCACCATGCGCTCGGCACCCACCACCATCACCGTCTTCGTGCGGGTGTCCGGCACCAGGTCGAGGTAGCTCTCCTGCAGCGAGAGAGACCAGCCCAGGTCTGGGCCAAGCGCCCGCAGATCATCACCGTTGCTGAGCGTGGCCGCTGCCGCTCCCTGAAGCCGCCGCCATTCACAGCACGGCAGAGGCAGCAACAACTCCACTTCAACCTGGGCTGCCACCAACCCCTGATCCAGCAGCAGATCAGCCAGGGTGTCGCCCAGCACCTCGCGCTGCAGGGGAACGCCGGCGCGGACCAGATCCTGGGGAAGCGGGACGCTGGTGACCTGCGGCTCTCCCTGCAGGCTCCAGGTGAGTGTGAGGGCATCGTCGGATGGGACCAGCACGACCCGCACGGGATCCAGAAGGGCCTGGACCTGACGCATCCAGCCCTCAAGTGCAGGAAAGCGATCGCTCAGTCCGGCCAGCACCACATCCCCCCCACTGGCGTCATCAACGACCTGCCGGAAGGGTATCGGCTAGCGCCAAGGGGCGCCGCTCCCCACCGCCTCACTGATGTGGCGGAATCCATGGCGATCGAGCTGCAGCTGCAGTCCCTCCAACACCCGGGGCACCAGATCGGGGCCTTCATAAATCCATCCCGTGTACAGCTGGACCAGGGACGCACCAGCCGTGATCCGCTCCCAGGCTGCTTCCGGTGTGCTGATCCCGCCCACACCCACAAGGGGAAGCGCCGGCCCGGCGGTGGCGCGCAGGCGCCGCAACACTTCCAAAGCGCGTCTGCGCAAGGGATCGCCGCTGAGACCACCCGCCTCCTCCGCCAGGGTGCGGCCGGTCTGAGCAAGCACACGCTGCTCGAGGCCGAGACGGTCCAAGCTCGTGTTCACAGCGATCACCCCCGCAAGCCCCTCCTCATAGGCAAGACGAGCCAGACCATCGATGGCGTCATCCTCCAGATCGGGGGCGATCTTCACGAGCAGGGGCGGGCAGCCGGGCAGACGGCGCAGACGCTCCACCAGGCGCCGCAGTTGCGACGCGTCCTGCAGGTCCCTCAGACCTGGAGTATTCGGAGAACTGACGTTGATCACGGCGTAATCCGCCTGGGGCGCCAGCAGCTCAAGCGACGAGGCATAGTCATCGGCCGCCTGGTCGAGGGGCGTGATTTTGGACTTGCCGAAGTTGATCCCCAGCACTGCCGGGCGCTGACCACGGGCCGGCAACGCCTGCCGCAACAGGGTGCGGCGCAGCACTTCGGCACCCCCATTGTTGAAGCCCATACGATTCAACGCGGCCCGCTCCTGGGCCAGCCGGAACAGCCGCGGCCGCGGATTGCCTGGTTGCCCATGCCAGGTGACGGTTCCCACCTCCGCAAAGCCAAACCCGAAGCGATCCCACACCCCTGCGGCGACACCGTTCTTGTCGAAGCCAGCCGCCAGCCCGACAGGATTGCTGAAGCGGCAGCCGAAGAGCACCTGTTCCAGGCGCACATCGTTGCGCTGAAGCTCCGCACCGATGCCCTCCAGCACTCCGGAGACTCCGGGCCATCGACGCCGAAGGCTGAGTTGAGCGAGAGCCTGCAAGGCCGCACGACTGAGCTGTTCGGCATCGACCCCCTCATCGTTGGCCAGCACGGGGCCCAGCCAGCGGCGATAGAAACCTGCGGTGGACAACGCCCCGGACGATGACGACTGGGCCATCTGGTTTCCTGCTTCTATCTCGATCCTGCCTCGGCACGCCGCAAGCGCCAGCGATCCCCGTCGATCGGTTCCACCATCCAGTCGCGCCAACGCCACGGGTGCTGGCGTTCAAGCACGTTGGCGAGGGGTTGTTCCACCAACTGAGCCAGCTCGACGGCCGTGAGCGTGAAACCACCGGTGGCGAGCCGATCCGCCAGCTCCAGGCGCGTGAGCAACGTGCGCAGTGGCTCCGGTGCCGGATCCGGAGGTTGGGTTTGCGCAGCACGAAGCGGTGGTGCCCCCCCCTTCGAGTAAGCCACAGCGATGGCATCAACCCGGTCGTTGTCGGGATCACCGCTATGCCCTTTCACATAGGTGAGCGGCACATCGGGCAGGCGTGCCGCATCCAGGGCCTGCCAAAGGTCTTGGTTGAGCACGGGCTTACCGGCGGCCGTCTTCCAGCCCTTGCGTTTCCATCCGACCATCCAGGAGCCAAGCCCATCGATCAAATATTTGCTGTCGGTCCGCAAGGTGAGATCGGGATGGCGTGGCAGCTCTGCCAAGCGTTCCAGCACGGCGAGGGCAGCCTGCAACTCCATGCGGTTGTTGGTTGTGGCCGGCTCGGATCCACCGAACTCCTCCACGCTGCCGTCTTCAAAGCGAATCAAGGCACCCCAGCCCCCTGGACCTGGGTTGCCGCTACAGGCTCCATCGGTGGCCGCCGCGACAACCCGTCCCCTGCGATCGCCATCAGCCATTTGTCACCCCACCCTGTGTTCGGTACAACACGGTTCTTGAGCACCCAGGAGGTCTGGGCTATGGGCCGAACCTACTTCCGCAGGACTGCCTTAGCGGCCACCGCCCTGGGGCTTGCCGGTCTGGGCGCGGCTCTTCCTGGCTTGAGCCGAGCTTTATTCGACAGTCGGCCCTTGCAACAGGAACGCTTCGCGGTTCTGGCCCAGGCCGTGGGCAACAGCCGCTGGAAACTGCTCGTGCTGGAGCAGATCAAGGCCCGTCCACTGTGTTGGGAAGAGCGCAGGGACGGCTTGATGAAGCCTTCTTTGAATGATTTCGATTTCAGCGGGATCTGCAGCCGCTATCTCGACAGCAATGGCTATTCCCTACGCACGGGAGGCACGGACTCCGACAAACGCTTTCGCCTGAAGCTGGAGCAGACCCGCGATGGACTGCTGCTGCAGGCCATGGATCCAGTGAGGGGAGACAGCACGGTTGTGGCCCGAGCCACCCGGGTGCGGCGGGACAAGGATGCTTTTGTGAAACTGACCCTGGAGCCGGGGTGGGCCCTGGAACGTCGGGCCTACAAAGGCCGAACCCTGAGCCATGTGTATTTCGCCAATTCCAAGCCAATGCCAACGCTCATGGCCTCGAGTCGGGGCAGCAGCCGCCAGACCCGCAGCTTCTCAGCGAGTCTGCCCAGTGCTCCAGGACTGCCGCAGGCAGGAGGCAGGGGCCAGGCAGGGCGGGGGCCGATCCGATTGCAGGTGATTCCCTTCCGTCCCTGACGGGAGGACAGTTGAGGGAGCGCCCTCTCCCGACGAGACAGGGCCAGGATCACTTCTTATGGTTCATTTGTGTGAGGAGTGCTAAGCGCCTCTTCAGGGTCGAAACAAGGACAGACTCCTGCAATGCGCTTCACTTCTGAGTCCTGCCTTTGGCAGGGCTCTTTTTTTTGGGCCACAAAAAAACCGACCCTGGGGTCGGTTGGGTGCAATGGAATGGGGGAAGGGTCGCTATCCCGCAGGACACCGACCCGACACGATCACTTGAGGGTGACCTTGCCGCCCACTTCTTCGATGGCCTTCTTGAGGGCTTCGGCTTCGTCCTTGGACACGCCTTCCTTGATGGCCTTGGGTGCAGCCTCGACCATGGCCTTGGCATCACCAAGACCCAGGCCGGTGGCCTCACGCACAGCCTTGAGGACCTTGATCTTGGCTGAAGCGTCAAAGCTCTCCAGCACAACATC
The sequence above is a segment of the Synechococcus sp. PROS-7-1 genome. Coding sequences within it:
- a CDS encoding PilN domain-containing protein, whose translation is MVSTRSLLRRGALIGIALPAGLLLICGWLLVRNQWLAAEARSLLPAQQEYGDLEQRLQTTRTKLKQLDDQNQEIAKALADVRSSSAFLTELQRRIPTRLQLDSVVVEGKGLTLLGEGDPEGGFKMVNAFLLSLKNSSFLDSSSVILVDAVFDERKQSPRLRYQVKANFASDAAEASAGRLRQLGANGVALRVELMRRLGLLP
- a CDS encoding PilN domain-containing protein translates to MSQKQQRLPDLLRERRLELGRPQDSPPLMPKGPLLLRGALLGGAAVGVALASVVGLGWIEAAQQRELETLLPFERQVRSLEGQIKTNKGKMSSLKRDTLQIAEQLVAVPAGSPLLEQLRRVTPVGIQLEDVSVQSDRIKVSGKAAVGTTPGPLERINALAITLARLPISKADGVKVLKLTREDGDTPVVNFSLDWVLDPKAGPSIQQLEALGAEGLAERYRLLEQQGVPL
- a CDS encoding DUF3488 and transglutaminase-like domain-containing protein, whose product is MTGKLLTARRLLQAALAALWLQLLPTGQLQLSSLVLIPTLLVISSWPALPQRRLQALTFTVLACWGLASAGLDSRPWLTALANLLWLLAGLKLVEAHAGRPLRLVSLILLIGIALAGVLSQSLAASLLQGLAALLSLSGLIAVEGGPQPLRFLFKRCLSLVGLALPLVISAFLLLPRLPPLWTLPSNLSGRSGLSDQLNPGALSELARSSELAARLFVEKPDLPPPSKRYWRVLVLDRFDRGSWRAAPVGRATAPMANSALPIEEPRTWLLEPSALSQVPWDGEGTPLTTTLTVTAKGELQASEPIRSRFRYRLANPPVTTDVHSWRQQPPTAQDLQWPRGSNPRLEELAQQWRQGATDPLEVVNKAKRWFIGHPFRYTLQPGTLPARGGLDAFLFRSRAGFCGHYASAFTGLMRAAGVPARVVVGYQGGRWVRPLTGQPFLEITNSDAHAWAEIWDPKRGWLQVDPTAWIAPQRSRTDLLSSLPASERPLLAVTGLRHWLRPIADQWRGLDNQWQRWVMGFDAEAQRRLLLQWLPLGARSQGVVAVLTIGVLLVPAVLLLQRLPAGPRADKLRQALERCLAVLKRGGWHPQDGETLRAFSQRLSREQPELQEVLDQLANSYNQTRFAPSSSEPRHLKGRWQERKVARYSLQLKHLLRRQADGHKQ
- a CDS encoding DsbA family protein, yielding MPRAWRLPTWMRSAAYLVFGACLGVGGTFGLQQWQNAGEESPVVQTPNKQNRQPRTLVMDLLLQGDPVLGKPSAPITIVEFSDYQCPYCRRFQQQVFPKLKREFIDEGLVRLIHKDLPLPFHQQAETSAAVARCAEQQDAFWPVHQALYDQQSCLECRGPIAIAVAAGLNGDELDRCLRQPAILEAVRSNRSESTLHDISATPTFVIGPTIGRDRHRGQIVEGALPWPQFKSLIEQQLKKASLDAKR
- a CDS encoding ribonuclease H; protein product: MADGDRRGRVVAAATDGACSGNPGPGGWGALIRFEDGSVEEFGGSEPATTNNRMELQAALAVLERLAELPRHPDLTLRTDSKYLIDGLGSWMVGWKRKGWKTAAGKPVLNQDLWQALDAARLPDVPLTYVKGHSGDPDNDRVDAIAVAYSKGGAPPLRAAQTQPPDPAPEPLRTLLTRLELADRLATGGFTLTAVELAQLVEQPLANVLERQHPWRWRDWMVEPIDGDRWRLRRAEAGSR
- a CDS encoding quinone-dependent dihydroorotate dehydrogenase — its product is MAQSSSSGALSTAGFYRRWLGPVLANDEGVDAEQLSRAALQALAQLSLRRRWPGVSGVLEGIGAELQRNDVRLEQVLFGCRFSNPVGLAAGFDKNGVAAGVWDRFGFGFAEVGTVTWHGQPGNPRPRLFRLAQERAALNRMGFNNGGAEVLRRTLLRQALPARGQRPAVLGINFGKSKITPLDQAADDYASSLELLAPQADYAVINVSSPNTPGLRDLQDASQLRRLVERLRRLPGCPPLLVKIAPDLEDDAIDGLARLAYEEGLAGVIAVNTSLDRLGLEQRVLAQTGRTLAEEAGGLSGDPLRRRALEVLRRLRATAGPALPLVGVGGISTPEAAWERITAGASLVQLYTGWIYEGPDLVPRVLEGLQLQLDRHGFRHISEAVGSGAPWR
- a CDS encoding pentapeptide repeat-containing protein, with amino-acid sequence MRHIPLLLALPLLCGSALSPTASAADSEALLLLLQKRSCPDCKLQDADLVHADLRDANLQGARLQRANLGQAQLDGADLSGADLSFTSLRGASLRGANLVGARLYGTDLRESDLSGAKLSPEALEEAHWDQAKGVGNGIQSHASLHNAGVDAALQGRWGDAEALFSRAIEQSPNESLSWIARGIARSKLVKDDLAASDFGYAATIYQSQGNKDWAKQLSSAANNLKKRRHHQDSPIPANGVGSSVLSSISTAIRTIAPLAIKAFSPIGLGF
- a CDS encoding type II secretion system protein GspD; translation: MRFPPSRLTALVLIAGLSAADVGALDGLMNNVSRQVQAQGALALRIRRGPSGVEVVVEGVGAQPVLQQRLNGGVWEGRLQTQGQPGVRNGSQQLSDPGASLAKVAISGSGQTYQLEVVPVPGQTLQEPVVSADGRNLILQFNGLTTAPTLQTGRLDLNTPGSVPQARYAPPLRPRAVAPPLGDMAVGTMVLQNRSFVNVSGPPVTLTLNNAPAKDALMALARLGGYGFVYVGDAGDATSEPGQAATGSVSGGGNPVSMSFQNESYARALNGVLLASGLQGKLDGRTLMVGSAVSAKTFGPQVSKVYRLNQASASSAANYLASLGASVSKVNTTSITSGDPASAGTTQISSQTSQSTSTLTSIETYGAAVGPLKGLTGTTDKRLQTVTLVGDSQLVAIAEAYLKQIDLRQRQVALTIKILDINLENDKQIANSFAFRSGNMFVVSDNGELLANFGGYKPPATEAGGLPGRYAAQDGTTPVPGTGILAGENTPFFDQPSSAYPLPGSNTQVGESNLSPVRPDFGTYDNPLQPGVSEVTEDGVEYTPPTKFQYPENQFFDFLRARIQSTSTKVLASPTLVLQEFGEKSTGTDKGKISEDGKIGREFSNEAYVRVGTQFVTSFEVKQDVNGNNFCQPVFANAGLTFGARVEKIDDNGFVTFALSPEISAPVGTEQVGNCGSITIINDRSLDTGKIRVRDGQTLILTGVISDTDREVVTKWPILGDLPFVGQFFRNSGGERSKSELVIMVTPKIIDDRAGGAYGYGYRPSLPAARQVLSGT